A single genomic interval of Anopheles darlingi chromosome X, idAnoDarlMG_H_01, whole genome shotgun sequence harbors:
- the LOC125956921 gene encoding uncharacterized protein LOC125956921: MGQLSKHFRQATIGKSCRDLLHPDQPCSAAWRTFFFQGVLGAIRHYLPAVVTPLLFRIHQWYEPEVWSTFARQYCRCVLAGLPMTGGSFLAFCLFYRALGRFPPAWFVLIPSLAGGLTVRFLPRTIVRAQGIGLFNMYIEFLIRRSHMPIVAWMRSSKAFATGCFMAMSGGIMAAHQYLRLDRFWFARAYRGATDGHEEHTVPGSCRHHVLAEVRKSFYVGLAVSVLKNVLPRITLLLRSPLVLCRVVLARFDYGLLSFITLYKALYEASSCWLACHYRGFRSSAIARSAFAGTVAGLAYGCFPNYLLFTFPITELAELCWLVYMRSESLPKPRLIRWIDRRVPIAELLYTASLGLLCQLRVVHPYHVNRYWYKLMANGTWGRSDVLARGYANVLLGC, translated from the exons ATGGGGCAGCTAAGCAAACACTTCCGCCAGGCGACGATTGGCAAGAGCTGCCGCGACCTGCTCCATCCAGATCAGCCTTGCTCTGCTGCCTGgcgcaccttcttcttccaagGCGTTCTGGGTGCGATACGCCACTATCTACCGGCCGTCGTC ACACCGCTGCTGTTCCGTATACACCAGTGGTACGAGCCGGAAGTGTGGAGCACATTCGCCCGACAGTACTGCCGGTGCGTGCTGGCTGGACTCCCGATGACCGGTGGAAGCTTCCTCGCTTTCTGTCTGTTCTA cAGAGCCTTGGGACGGTTTCCACCAGCATGGTTCGTGCTGATTCCTTCGTTGGCCGGTGGGCTCACGGTGCGCTTCCTTCCACGGACGATTGTACGTGCCCAAGGAATCGGGCTGTTTAACATG TACATCGAGTTTCTCATTCGTCGCTCCCACATGCCGATAGTCGCCTGGATGCGCTCCTCGAAGGCATTCGCCACCGGCTGCTTCATGGCAATGAGCGGTGGCATTATGGCGGCGCATCAGTATCTACGGCTGGATCGTTTCTGGTTTGCACGAGCCTACCGTGGTGCGACGGATGGACACGAAGAACACACTGTGCCCGGTTCCTGCCGCCATCATGTTCTGGCCGAGGTGAGGAAATCGTTCTACGTCGGATTGGCCGTGAGCGTGCTGAAGAACGTGCTACCTCGGATCACGCTACTGTTGCGTTCTCCGTTGGTGCTCTGTCGGGTAGTGTTGGCTCGCTTCGATTATGGGCTGCTGAGTTTCATCACACTGTACAAGGCACTGTACGAggcgagcagctgctggctggcctgtCATTACCGCGGTTTTCGATCGTCAGCGATCGCAAGGAGCGCCTTTGCCGGTACCGTTGCCGGTCTCGCTTACGGTTGCTTCCCAAATTATCTACTTTTTACCTTTCCGATCACGGAGCTGGCCGAGCTGTGCTGGCTAGTGTATATGCGGAGCGAGAGTTTGCCAAAGCCGCGACTCATACGATGGATCGATCGGCGTGTCCCTATCGCCGAGCTGCTGTACACGGCCAGCCTTGGACTGCTGTGCCAGCTACGCGTCGTCCATCCGTACCACGTGAATCGCTACTGGTACAAGCTGATGGCTAACGGCACGTGGGGCCGTTCGGATGTGCTCGCGCGCGGCTACGCCAACGTGTTGCTCGGTTGCTGA